One window of the Candidatus Eisenbacteria bacterium genome contains the following:
- a CDS encoding acyl-CoA synthetase yields the protein MAEYGFWNLATRDPKHLALVTPDDERISAGELLGRANRLVHGLRALGLAKGDVVTTVLPNGAPMIELYLACAQAGLYLVPINHHLTGPEIAYIVKDSGAKVFVGADRFGPACRAAVDEVGFPEHARFTVGAVPGFRAYEAIGAGQPDTLPPDRIAGQVMNYTSGTTGRPKGVRRPLVPFDPDTVFSMFGMFLGMFGIQPKDDNVHLCGSPLYHTAVLLFAGGSLHFGHTVVLMDKWTPEGSLALTQKYRVTTSHMVPTQFHRLLALPDEAKRRYDVSSLRHMIHAAAPCPIDVKRGMLAWWGNCIYEYYAASEGGGTLVTPQEWLQYPGTVGRAWPSSEIRIYDDDGNVLGPGKIGTVYMALGTQEFEYHGDKQKTAANRRDGFFTVGDVGELNDEGYLFLRDRKIDMIISGGANIYPAEIESVLLTHPKVGDAAAFGIPHEDWGEEVKAVIEPAAGVTPGPALAAEILAFCADKLAKYKTPKSVDFVAEMPRDPNGKLYKRKLRDPYWAGRERKI from the coding sequence ATGGCGGAGTACGGATTCTGGAATCTCGCGACCCGGGACCCGAAGCACCTGGCGCTCGTCACGCCGGACGACGAGCGGATCTCCGCCGGCGAGCTGCTCGGGCGTGCGAACCGGCTCGTGCACGGCCTGCGCGCCCTCGGGCTCGCGAAGGGCGACGTCGTCACGACCGTGCTGCCGAACGGCGCGCCCATGATCGAGCTCTATCTCGCCTGCGCGCAGGCGGGACTCTACCTGGTGCCGATCAACCACCACCTGACGGGCCCCGAGATCGCCTACATCGTGAAGGACTCGGGCGCGAAGGTGTTCGTGGGCGCCGATCGGTTCGGCCCCGCCTGCCGCGCCGCGGTGGACGAGGTCGGCTTCCCCGAGCACGCGCGCTTCACGGTCGGCGCCGTGCCGGGCTTTCGCGCCTACGAGGCGATCGGCGCGGGACAGCCGGACACGCTGCCGCCCGACCGCATCGCCGGCCAGGTGATGAACTATACCTCGGGCACGACCGGGCGGCCGAAGGGCGTGCGCCGGCCGCTGGTGCCGTTCGATCCCGACACGGTCTTCTCGATGTTCGGGATGTTCCTCGGCATGTTCGGCATCCAGCCGAAGGACGACAACGTCCACCTGTGCGGCTCGCCGCTCTACCACACGGCCGTGCTGCTGTTCGCCGGCGGCTCGCTCCATTTCGGGCACACGGTCGTCCTGATGGACAAGTGGACGCCCGAGGGCTCGCTCGCGCTCACGCAGAAGTACCGCGTGACGACGAGCCACATGGTGCCGACGCAGTTCCATCGCCTGCTGGCGCTCCCCGACGAGGCGAAGCGCCGCTACGACGTGTCGTCGCTGCGCCACATGATCCATGCCGCGGCGCCCTGCCCGATCGACGTGAAGCGCGGCATGCTCGCCTGGTGGGGCAACTGCATCTACGAGTACTACGCCGCCAGCGAGGGCGGCGGGACGCTCGTCACGCCGCAGGAGTGGCTGCAGTACCCCGGCACCGTCGGGCGCGCCTGGCCCAGCTCCGAGATCCGCATCTACGACGACGACGGCAACGTCCTCGGCCCGGGGAAGATCGGCACCGTCTACATGGCGCTCGGCACGCAGGAATTCGAGTACCACGGCGACAAGCAGAAGACGGCGGCCAACCGGCGCGACGGGTTCTTCACGGTCGGCGACGTCGGCGAGCTGAACGACGAGGGCTATCTCTTCCTGCGCGATCGCAAGATCGACATGATCATCTCGGGCGGCGCGAACATCTACCCGGCCGAGATCGAGTCGGTGCTGCTGACGCATCCGAAGGTCGGCGACGCCGCCGCCTTCGGCATTCCGCACGAGGACTGGGGCGAGGAGGTGAAGGCGGTCATCGAGCCGGCGGCCGGCGTCACGCCCGGCCCGGCGCTCGCCGCGGAGATCCTGGCGTTCTGCGCCGACAAGCTCGCCAAGTACAAGACGCCGAAGTCGGTCGACTTCGTCGCCGAGATGCCGCGCGACCCCAACGGCAAGCTCTACAAGCGCAAGCTCCGCGATCCCTACTGGGCCGGCCGCGAACGGAAAATCTAG